CGTTCACGCTGCACCGAGGTGGTCACCGACCGGCCACCCCGCGCCGCCGAGGAGGAGGTGCGGCGCACCACGTCCCGGTCCCCGACCACCTGGGACAGGAACGGCAGGAAATCCGCGTCCTGGAGGCCACTACCGGCCACGCGCACGTTCGAGGCGTTCCAGAGCTTCCGCATCCCCTCCCGGCCGAAGGCTTCCACGCCCTGATCCCAGCCCTGGAAGAACGAGGACAGGACGATCCCGCGCGAGCCGTAGTGGCTGTAGACGTCGGGCAGCTGACGCCACCGGCACACGTTGGCCACCTCATCGAGCACGCCCAGCAGCGGCGGCGAGAGCCGCCCGGAGGCCAGCGACGCGGCGTGCTCCTCGGCGTCCGTGAGGATCGCCATCGTCAGCGCGCCCGTGATCGCCCGGGCCGTGCCGGCGCCCTCCTTGGAGATCAGATACAGCGTGTCCGTGGTGGAGGCGAACCGGCGGTGATCGAACTCGGCGCGGCCGAGCGCGCCGGTATCCCTGATCCACGGGATCACCGAGTCATAGGTCAGCACGTTCACCCACGGCCGGGCGGTGCCGAACACGCCGTCACGCTGCTTCGGGGTGAGTTCCTGAATCCGGGCCAGGGACTCGGCCAGCTGGCCGTGCCCGGCCGCGCGCAACTCCCGCACTGGGGTCTCGTCCTCGGGGTCTTGGACCCACCGGGCCACGTCCGTGATCGGGCGATCCGCCACGGCCGCGGCGTAGAACAGGTGCGACAGCAGCCGCTTGCCGTCCGACTCGAAGTAGGCATCGGACTGCGCGCCGGCAGAGGTGGCGGAGGAGACGAACACATCGGTGAGGGCTTCGGCGCGCATCATCGAGGTCACGAACGTCAGCGGATTCCACCACCATGAGGCCGGCTCACCGATGATCCCCTGCACGTCATGGACCCAGACAACGCCCTTCTCCGAGCGGGGCCCACGGGTCAGGTCCACAATGTCTCGCTTGTTCGAGGTGGCC
This genomic interval from Micrococcus flavus contains the following:
- a CDS encoding type IV secretory system conjugative DNA transfer family protein yields the protein MADTPWLIATGVLAVVVVVGAVWGGVGMATADAPTGSSLFDVLVMQWRGTLPVTMWQIVAAVATGLLVLVLLLVGIKVMGAGSSRVDHLARSMSRPGDFREMTKERAVKDAGRLHADAAGPGVPLAKLTNGGRQLYASWEWVQTWIMGPRAGKTTCVCVPQIVETGGPVLATSNKRDIVDLTRGPRSEKGVVWVHDVQGIIGEPASWWWNPLTFVTSMMRAEALTDVFVSSATSAGAQSDAYFESDGKRLLSHLFYAAAVADRPITDVARWVQDPEDETPVRELRAAGHGQLAESLARIQELTPKQRDGVFGTARPWVNVLTYDSVIPWIRDTGALGRAEFDHRRFASTTDTLYLISKEGAGTARAITGALTMAILTDAEEHAASLASGRLSPPLLGVLDEVANVCRWRQLPDVYSHYGSRGIVLSSFFQGWDQGVEAFGREGMRKLWNASNVRVAGSGLQDADFLPFLSQVVGDRDVVRRTSSSAARGGRSVTTSVQRERILDVSDLAAMPRGRAVLSTSGAPAALVTLTHYSSKPYGPAVKASQDHYEP